A single Filimonas effusa DNA region contains:
- a CDS encoding DNA gyrase/topoisomerase IV subunit A produces MAKDSTKQIDLTNESGVNGQYKTWFLDYASYVILERAVPGVDDGLKPVQRRILHSMKEMDDGRFNKVANIIGQSMQYHPHGDASIGEALVNMGQKDLLIETQGNWGDVRTGDDAAAPRYIEARLSKFALEVAFNPKTTEWQLSYDGRKQEPIALPMKFPLLLAQGADGIAVGLSTKILPHNFCELCDAAIKYLKGKKFELYPDFLTGGMIDTANYNEGKRGGKVRVRAVIEEVDKKTLAIKSVPYGVTTTSLMESIVKANDQGKIKIKKVTDETAKEVEILIELSAGISPDITIDALYAFTDCEVSISPNACVIVDNKPRFISVHELLRLSADRTKDLLKRELEIKLSELEEKWHYTSLEKIFFEEKIYKELEKGHATWEKVLEAIDKGFEPFKKLLKRDVTREDILKLTEKPVRRIYKLDIQDLITQIKGLEADMKQVKHDLEHLVDFAVAYYENLLKKYGKDRGRKTEIKQFDVIQAKQVAIANTKLYVNKAEGFIGSGLKKDEFLFDCSNLDDIIVFTRRGIMKIVKVADKIFIGKDIIHVALFDKADDRMTYNMIYVDGATGVSYAKRFNVTGITRDKEYDLTKGTDKSKVHYFTANANGEAEVVKVLLSPNSSARIKELDFYFEELDIKGRGTMGNQVTKYPIRSVKLKEAGKSTLAGRKLWFDDKFGRLNSEEKGLYLGSFEGEEKLLVIYQEGTYEITDLELTQRFDAEKVMLIEKFDPAKVVTAVYYDNDKLQFTVKRFKIETTTLHNKFLFIKEGENNRLEAVTTDKQPILILTSGKGAQQRIQKMKIADFVEVMGWKAVGNKLADFNKTVSMDWEQKARPVEDNGQTELF; encoded by the coding sequence ATGGCGAAGGATAGTACTAAACAAATTGATTTAACGAATGAATCGGGAGTAAACGGGCAATATAAAACCTGGTTTCTCGACTATGCGTCCTATGTGATCCTGGAGCGTGCGGTTCCGGGTGTGGATGATGGTCTTAAGCCGGTGCAGCGCCGTATTCTGCATTCCATGAAGGAAATGGACGATGGCCGCTTTAATAAGGTGGCAAATATTATAGGTCAGAGTATGCAGTATCACCCGCATGGCGATGCTTCTATTGGTGAAGCGTTGGTGAACATGGGGCAAAAAGATCTGCTGATTGAAACCCAGGGTAACTGGGGTGATGTTCGTACCGGTGACGATGCGGCGGCACCGCGTTATATAGAGGCGCGTTTGTCGAAGTTTGCGCTGGAAGTGGCTTTCAACCCTAAAACAACCGAATGGCAGCTTAGCTACGATGGACGGAAACAGGAGCCTATTGCCCTGCCCATGAAATTTCCATTGTTGCTGGCGCAAGGTGCAGATGGTATTGCCGTTGGTCTTTCTACCAAAATATTACCGCACAACTTCTGCGAGCTTTGTGATGCCGCTATCAAATACCTCAAGGGAAAGAAATTCGAGCTTTATCCTGATTTTCTTACCGGTGGTATGATCGATACCGCTAACTATAATGAAGGAAAAAGAGGCGGTAAAGTACGTGTGAGAGCGGTTATTGAAGAGGTAGACAAGAAAACGCTGGCTATCAAGAGTGTGCCTTATGGTGTTACCACTACTTCGCTCATGGAGTCTATTGTGAAAGCCAATGACCAGGGAAAGATCAAGATTAAGAAGGTCACCGATGAAACGGCTAAAGAGGTTGAGATCCTGATTGAACTATCGGCAGGTATTTCTCCCGATATTACGATCGACGCCTTGTATGCGTTCACCGACTGTGAGGTAAGTATTTCTCCCAATGCCTGTGTGATCGTTGATAACAAGCCACGCTTCATCAGCGTTCACGAATTATTACGCCTTTCTGCCGATCGTACAAAAGACCTTCTGAAAAGAGAACTGGAGATAAAACTCAGTGAGCTGGAAGAGAAATGGCATTATACTTCTCTTGAAAAGATCTTCTTCGAAGAAAAGATCTATAAGGAGCTGGAGAAAGGCCATGCTACCTGGGAAAAGGTGCTGGAGGCTATTGATAAAGGGTTTGAACCTTTCAAGAAGCTGCTGAAGCGGGATGTTACCAGGGAAGACATCCTGAAACTGACGGAAAAGCCGGTACGCCGTATTTATAAGCTCGATATCCAGGACCTGATCACCCAGATCAAAGGCCTGGAAGCGGATATGAAACAGGTAAAACACGACCTGGAACACCTGGTTGATTTTGCTGTTGCCTATTACGAGAACCTGCTGAAAAAATACGGCAAAGACAGGGGCCGTAAAACCGAGATCAAACAGTTTGATGTTATCCAGGCTAAGCAGGTAGCGATTGCCAACACCAAACTTTATGTGAACAAAGCAGAAGGCTTTATTGGCAGCGGTCTGAAAAAGGATGAGTTCCTGTTCGACTGCTCCAATCTTGATGATATTATCGTGTTCACGCGTCGTGGTATCATGAAGATCGTTAAGGTAGCCGACAAGATCTTTATTGGCAAGGATATCATTCATGTGGCCTTGTTTGATAAGGCTGATGACCGGATGACCTATAACATGATCTATGTAGATGGCGCCACCGGTGTTTCGTACGCCAAACGTTTTAATGTTACCGGTATCACCCGCGACAAAGAATACGATCTTACCAAGGGAACCGATAAATCGAAAGTGCATTATTTTACTGCCAATGCAAATGGTGAAGCGGAAGTAGTAAAAGTGTTGCTGAGCCCGAATTCTTCTGCCCGTATCAAAGAGCTTGATTTCTATTTTGAGGAGCTGGACATTAAAGGCCGCGGTACCATGGGTAACCAGGTTACCAAGTATCCTATCCGTTCAGTTAAACTGAAGGAGGCAGGTAAATCTACGCTGGCAGGCAGGAAGCTTTGGTTCGATGATAAGTTTGGCCGTCTGAACTCAGAGGAAAAAGGGTTATACCTGGGAAGTTTTGAAGGCGAAGAGAAACTGCTGGTGATTTACCAGGAGGGTACTTACGAAATTACCGACCTTGAACTTACACAGCGTTTTGATGCTGAAAAGGTGATGCTGATCGAAAAGTTTGATCCGGCTAAAGTGGTGACGGCTGTTTATTACGATAACGATAAACTGCAGTTCACCGTAAAACGGTTCAAGATTGAAACTACCACGCTGCACAATAAATTCCTGTTCATTAAAGAAGGTGAGAACAACAGGCTTGAAGCTGTTACTACCGATAAACAACCTATCCTGATACTTACAAGCGGTAAAGGAGCCCAGCAGAGGATCCAGAAAATGAAGATCGCCGATTTTGTAGAAGTAATGGGCTGGAAGGCAGTAGGGAATAAACTTGCCGACTTTAATAAAACAGTTTCAATGGACTGGGAACAGAAGGCACGTCCGGTGGAAGATAATGGTCAGACAGAGCTGTTTTAG
- the gloA2 gene encoding SMU1112c/YaeR family gloxylase I-like metalloprotein — translation MKLKGIHHIAIIAADYQASKQFYTELLGFEIVQEVYREARDSYKLDLALDGLYQIELFSFPDFRPRASWPEAAGLRHLAFAVDDVEAWISYLRSKQVKVQDVRIDEYSGKKFTFFEDPSGQPLELYER, via the coding sequence ATGAAACTGAAGGGGATACACCATATAGCGATCATCGCTGCCGATTACCAGGCCAGCAAACAGTTTTATACTGAGTTGCTTGGTTTTGAAATAGTGCAGGAAGTATACCGGGAAGCGCGTGATTCCTATAAGCTGGATCTGGCGCTGGATGGGCTATACCAGATAGAACTTTTCAGTTTTCCTGATTTCCGTCCCCGGGCGTCATGGCCCGAAGCAGCGGGATTACGTCACCTGGCATTTGCTGTTGATGATGTAGAAGCATGGATTAGTTACCTGCGCAGCAAACAGGTGAAGGTGCAGGATGTACGGATTGATGAATATTCAGGTAAGAAATTTACCTTTTTTGAAGACCCCAGCGGGCAGCCGCTGGAATTATATGAACGCTGA
- a CDS encoding DUF1835 domain-containing protein — MKHVVFQPADAEVLQKAIELDETLEGEIIVIKDDFAVGPIEKIYETEGYQQRKAWWETLLEFSPYTEQLALVDDKLTVHNLIKYLSGKENEEDEAPISTADRILWIWMGQNAHDVSGYYWLMSQLKDYQGQIQVLYLNNLPFINEKGGIFYPSYLFEIQPREFLKARKLNRTITPSEFEVDPDEWKKLCNENAIVRMLEGGKKIVSKEDAYYDQELLAAVKGEGNGKLPKVITTALSKMKTKTGDVFLVWRIRQLAEQGKLEVQGDWTKGWKEIVVRPAGFAAAAATAAEASAEANAAGASAED; from the coding sequence ATGAAGCATGTTGTTTTCCAGCCGGCAGATGCAGAAGTACTGCAAAAGGCAATTGAACTGGACGAAACATTGGAAGGTGAGATCATTGTGATAAAGGACGACTTTGCTGTTGGTCCTATTGAAAAAATATATGAAACCGAAGGCTACCAGCAGCGTAAGGCGTGGTGGGAGACCCTGCTGGAGTTCTCGCCGTACACAGAACAGCTGGCGCTGGTAGATGATAAACTGACGGTGCATAACCTGATCAAGTATTTATCTGGTAAAGAAAATGAGGAGGACGAAGCGCCTATTTCCACTGCCGACAGGATACTGTGGATATGGATGGGGCAGAACGCTCATGATGTATCGGGTTACTATTGGCTGATGAGCCAGTTGAAAGATTACCAGGGGCAGATCCAGGTATTGTACCTGAATAACCTGCCTTTCATCAACGAAAAGGGGGGCATTTTTTATCCTTCTTATTTGTTTGAGATCCAGCCCAGGGAATTCCTGAAAGCGCGTAAGCTAAACAGGACCATAACACCCAGTGAGTTTGAAGTGGATCCGGATGAGTGGAAGAAGCTGTGTAATGAGAATGCCATTGTGCGTATGCTTGAAGGTGGTAAAAAAATTGTGAGCAAGGAAGACGCTTATTACGACCAGGAATTACTGGCTGCGGTAAAAGGAGAGGGGAATGGTAAGCTGCCTAAAGTAATAACCACGGCTTTGTCGAAAATGAAAACGAAAACGGGAGATGTATTTCTCGTATGGCGGATCAGGCAACTGGCAGAGCAGGGAAAACTGGAGGTGCAGGGCGACTGGACGAAGGGCTGGAAGGAGATTGTAGTGCGGCCCGCAGGTTTTGCAGCGGCTGCGGCTACTGCTGCTGAAGCAAGCGCTGAGGCAAATGCCGCGGGAGCAAGCGCTGAGGACTAA
- a CDS encoding DNA topoisomerase IV subunit B, translating into MAEPKEKQQVEYTEDSIRSLDWREHIRLRPGMYIGKLGDGSAPDDGIYVLLKEVMDNCIDEHTMGYGKHIDLEIEGKTVTIRDYGRGIPLGKVVDVVSKINTGAKYDSKAFQKSVGLNGVGTKAVNALSQYFKVQSVRDGKMKVAEFEKGVLIKEHKETATSESNGTMVSFIADDSIFRNFHFIHEYLDNQLWNYCYLNAGLVINFNNKKYVSKNGLLDLLLRKTNEDELRYPIIHLKGEDIEVALAHNNDYGEDLFSFVNGQYTTQGGTHQQAFREAFVKTVRDFFKKDYEAADIRQSIVAAVSVRVQEPVFESQTKTKLGSQYVYEGGPSMKNFVNDFLAKELDNFLHRNSQVAEALKKRIEQSEKERKELSGIRKLANERAKKANLHNKKLRDCRFHYNDEPGGKDKQAVLMKQKETTLFITEGDSASGSITKARQVETQGVFSLRGKPLNCFGLTKKVVYENEEFNLLQHALNIEDGLEGLRYNRVVMATDADVDGMHIRLLMMTFFLQFFPELVKRGHLYILETPLFRVRNKQQTIYCYDEVEKQAAIKKLGNKPEITRFKGLGEISPNEFERFIGADMRLQPVILEQGDHIQQLLEYYMGKNTMDRQEFIINNLKVELDAVEEGAVA; encoded by the coding sequence ATGGCAGAACCCAAAGAAAAACAACAGGTTGAGTATACCGAAGATAGTATCCGAAGTCTCGACTGGCGTGAGCATATCCGCCTGCGTCCAGGTATGTATATTGGTAAACTCGGCGATGGATCGGCCCCTGATGATGGTATTTATGTATTGCTGAAGGAAGTGATGGACAACTGTATCGATGAACATACCATGGGTTATGGTAAACATATCGACCTGGAGATAGAAGGGAAAACGGTGACCATCCGTGACTACGGGCGTGGTATTCCATTGGGTAAAGTGGTTGACGTTGTAAGCAAGATCAATACGGGGGCGAAATACGACAGTAAAGCCTTCCAGAAAAGTGTGGGTTTGAACGGTGTGGGTACTAAAGCGGTAAATGCCTTAAGCCAGTATTTTAAAGTGCAGAGTGTGCGCGACGGCAAAATGAAAGTTGCCGAATTTGAAAAAGGGGTGCTGATAAAAGAGCATAAAGAAACGGCCACTTCGGAATCGAATGGTACTATGGTGAGCTTTATTGCCGATGACAGCATCTTCCGCAATTTTCATTTCATACATGAATATCTCGATAACCAGCTGTGGAACTATTGTTACCTGAATGCAGGCCTGGTGATAAATTTCAACAATAAGAAATACGTCTCTAAAAACGGGTTACTGGATCTGTTACTGCGTAAAACGAATGAAGATGAACTGCGTTACCCGATCATTCACCTGAAAGGAGAAGATATTGAGGTGGCGCTGGCACATAACAATGATTATGGTGAGGACCTGTTTTCTTTTGTAAACGGCCAATATACTACGCAGGGCGGTACCCATCAGCAGGCATTCCGCGAGGCGTTCGTGAAAACCGTTCGTGACTTCTTCAAAAAAGATTACGAGGCGGCCGATATCAGGCAAAGCATTGTAGCGGCTGTATCTGTAAGAGTACAGGAGCCGGTGTTCGAAAGCCAGACCAAAACCAAACTGGGCAGCCAGTATGTGTATGAAGGCGGTCCGAGCATGAAGAATTTTGTAAACGATTTCCTGGCGAAGGAGCTTGACAACTTCCTGCATCGTAACAGCCAGGTGGCGGAAGCGCTTAAAAAGCGTATCGAACAAAGTGAAAAGGAGCGGAAGGAACTGAGCGGTATTCGTAAACTAGCGAACGAAAGGGCTAAAAAGGCCAATCTTCATAATAAAAAACTGCGTGACTGCCGCTTTCATTATAATGATGAGCCCGGCGGAAAGGATAAGCAGGCGGTGTTGATGAAGCAGAAGGAAACAACTTTGTTCATCACCGAAGGTGATAGTGCGAGTGGTTCTATTACAAAAGCGCGCCAGGTTGAGACCCAGGGTGTTTTCAGCTTAAGAGGTAAGCCATTGAACTGTTTTGGCCTTACTAAAAAAGTGGTATATGAGAACGAGGAGTTCAACCTGCTGCAGCATGCATTAAACATCGAGGACGGACTGGAAGGATTGCGTTATAACAGGGTGGTGATGGCTACCGATGCCGATGTGGATGGTATGCATATTCGTTTGCTGATGATGACTTTCTTCCTTCAGTTCTTCCCTGAGCTGGTGAAGAGAGGGCATTTGTATATTCTTGAAACGCCGTTATTCCGTGTGCGCAATAAACAGCAGACCATTTATTGTTACGATGAAGTGGAAAAGCAGGCTGCCATCAAGAAGCTGGGCAATAAACCCGAGATCACCCGTTTTAAGGGACTTGGTGAGATTTCTCCCAACGAATTTGAGCGTTTTATTGGCGCCGATATGCGTTTACAGCCGGTAATACTGGAGCAGGGCGATCATATTCAGCAGCTGCTTGAATATTATATGGGTAAGAATACGATGGACAGGCAGGAGTTTATCATCAACAACCTGAAGGTAGAGCTCGATGCTGTGGAAGAAGGCGCTGTAGCCTAG
- a CDS encoding transglutaminase-like domain-containing protein produces the protein MEQDAKRKKYGILTVLAPLAGVLTIIPLAPFICRFIPPVMIGEWNFDLVVAGLIAVIIVRLIIWLVKPLMVPACLVLLGILTFNQFRDSYSFDEIFNDYKTLAYQNWMIRDNKQSDVLSLNPRIFENNTDKTTRLVKAKVNYTDSLVRNFAVKHSLESFGDYEAKYGMITRYFSLFQYINTRFKYVPDALRDEYFASARETIQNGLGGDCDDHSILMAACLMSIGARCRLVIIQGHMYPEIYAGNKSQYDIMQQAIVQLFHNQNIDRIYYHEHNDEFWINLDYTARHPGGKYLNDNVKKVIEL, from the coding sequence ATGGAACAAGATGCGAAGCGTAAGAAATATGGCATACTGACAGTTTTAGCGCCACTCGCCGGCGTATTGACAATCATACCGCTGGCCCCTTTCATCTGCCGTTTTATTCCACCTGTCATGATCGGAGAATGGAACTTCGACCTGGTAGTGGCCGGCCTTATTGCAGTGATCATAGTTCGTCTTATCATCTGGCTGGTGAAACCACTGATGGTTCCCGCCTGCTTAGTATTGCTGGGTATACTTACTTTCAATCAGTTCCGCGACTCCTACAGCTTCGACGAAATATTTAATGATTATAAAACACTCGCCTACCAGAACTGGATGATCCGCGACAACAAACAGTCGGATGTACTGAGCTTAAACCCACGGATATTCGAGAACAACACCGACAAAACAACCCGTTTGGTAAAGGCAAAAGTGAATTACACCGATTCGCTGGTCCGCAATTTTGCAGTAAAACATTCCCTGGAGTCTTTTGGCGATTATGAAGCCAAATACGGAATGATCACCCGCTATTTCTCCCTGTTTCAATACATCAATACCCGTTTCAAATACGTTCCCGATGCTTTGCGCGACGAATACTTCGCTTCTGCCCGCGAAACCATTCAAAACGGACTGGGCGGCGACTGCGACGACCACAGCATTTTGATGGCAGCCTGCCTCATGTCCATTGGCGCCCGCTGCCGCCTCGTAATAATACAGGGACATATGTATCCCGAGATCTACGCCGGCAACAAAAGCCAGTACGACATCATGCAACAGGCCATCGTTCAGTTATTCCATAACCAGAACATAGATCGCATTTACTACCACGAGCACAACGATGAATTCTGGATCAACCTCGACTATACCGCCCGCCATCCCGGCGGTAAATATTTGAATGATAACGTGAAAAAGGTAATTGAATTGTAA
- a CDS encoding tRNA threonylcarbamoyladenosine dehydratase, whose protein sequence is MFPYWMSRSQLLLGEEKLEKLVNSHVLVVGLGGIGGICAEMIARAGVGAMTIVDGDTVDLSNGNRQIPALHSTAGKLKAEVMAGRLKDINPELKLEVIAAYHQDTEMEGLLARSHFSYAVDCIDTLGPKVALLKAAVEKGVPVVSAMGAGGKTDPLQAEIADISKSHDCKLAKYVRKRLHESGIYTGIKVVFSPEEIDQERVIVTEKAFPKKSLIGTISYMPAVFGCMVASVVVRDLYEG, encoded by the coding sequence ATGTTCCCTTATTGGATGAGCCGTTCACAACTATTGTTGGGTGAAGAGAAACTTGAAAAGCTGGTAAATAGTCACGTGCTTGTGGTAGGATTGGGTGGCATTGGCGGCATTTGCGCCGAAATGATCGCCAGGGCGGGAGTGGGCGCCATGACCATTGTAGATGGTGATACTGTTGATCTAAGTAATGGTAACCGCCAGATCCCGGCGCTGCACAGTACGGCTGGGAAGCTGAAAGCAGAAGTCATGGCCGGACGGCTGAAGGATATTAACCCGGAACTGAAACTGGAAGTGATTGCCGCTTATCACCAGGATACCGAAATGGAGGGGCTGCTTGCCCGCAGTCATTTCAGTTATGCGGTGGATTGTATCGACACGCTGGGGCCTAAGGTGGCGTTGCTGAAGGCGGCGGTGGAGAAAGGGGTACCTGTGGTGAGTGCGATGGGCGCAGGTGGTAAAACCGACCCATTACAGGCAGAGATCGCTGATATAAGCAAGTCGCACGATTGCAAACTTGCGAAATATGTACGCAAACGGCTGCATGAATCGGGGATATATACCGGTATAAAAGTCGTTTTCAGCCCGGAGGAAATAGACCAGGAGCGGGTTATTGTTACGGAGAAAGCTTTTCCCAAGAAGTCGCTGATAGGTACGATCAGTTATATGCCGGCTGTATTTGGTTGTATGGTTGCGAGTGTGGTGGTGAGGGATTTGTATGAGGGATAG